The nucleotide window CCTGCAAGAAGTGCTGTGTAGATTTCACCAGGTGATACTGCATCAATGTAGCTTCCTTCATCTTCAAGAATTTTCATAACAGCAAGTGATGTGTTTGCTTTTGCAGCATAGCACATGTGAAGATCTTCATATTTTGAACTAAATGCATTGTAGAGTTTCTGGTAGTTACTACGTACTTTCTGCTCATCAATTACATATAAAGGTGTTTTATATTCTTCTGCGAGTTTATTTGCATCAACATCTCCAATGAAGAGGTGATCATCTTTGATATTTAAATTACTTTTAAAATCATATGGCATAATATGTAAGCTCCCTAAAATTTTAATTTAAACATAGAATAGAATTCATTATTTTACTAAATTCCATTCATTAATCATTTCAATAATATATTGTATAATAAAAAAAAGAGGTCTTTCCCAAATATTTGTGGTTAAAAAAAAGTTCTTTTTTAAAAGTATAATTTTTATTATTTATAAATTTTATTGAAAAATTTAAGTAAGACTAAAAAAAGTAAGTGTAAATTAAAATAATTTCCATAAAAAAAGTTAATATTTTCTATAAAGTATACGAGCCCGGGGGGATTTGAACCCCCGACCTTGGGATCCGAAGTCCCACGTCATAATCCTGGCTAGACTACGAGCCCAACTGAATAAAATAAGGTATAATAATATATTTATAATTCATACTATATTACCTTTTTTATAATCAAACCATATTTTCATGAATATATAATATAATTCATTTTAATTTTACATAAAAACTAATAATTTAATCTAAATTTTAGCAAAATAAAGACTTCTGAGTTAATTTATGAAAAAATAAATAAATATAATTTAGTTGTTTAACATACTATATTTTAATAATATTTAAACTATTTATGATAAATAATTCAGGGGAATATCAATGCCAAAATATACTAACTTTATTGGAAATGCAGATGGAACATTAACAAAACGTTTCAATCAACTACTTGGAAAAACAAAATGCTTTGATTGTCTGCTAGATTCATTCTATATGACAGGATTTCATAAAATACATGAACAACTAGAAGATGTAGATAAGATAAGAATTATCATAGGCTCTGGAATAAATAATGAAATATTCAAGCCAAATGAAGCATACAATGAAAGTAGCAATGATGAAATACACAGAAATATCAGAGAAAACCTACTAAATGAAGTAGAAAACTCAGAATACTACGTTGATTTTAAAGATAATAATTTTAAAGAAAGTGTAAAACTATTCATACAATGGATACTTTCTGGAAAACTTGAAATACGAGCATATAAGACAAGAATTCCATCAAAACTTTACATAATGTCATTTGATGAAAAAAAATCAAAAGGATATGTACTTACAGGATCAACAAACATAACATCACAAATTGAAGATTATTCAAACCTATTTTTTGATCTTGAATTAAAAAATTCTCCTGATTATTCCCATGCATCACGTGAATTTAATGAAATATGGAATGAATCAGTAGATGTAAAAGATGATTATATAAATGTCATATCAGATAATCAATGGTTAAATAAAGAAATTACCCCATATAAATTCTATCTTAAATTCCTCTATGAATATTTATCAGATAAAATAGATGCAAAACTAGAAGATTCAACAGACAATCTAACTTTCCCTGAAGGATTTAAAGAACTACAATACCAGACAGATGCAGTACTACAAGCAAAAAACATAATAGAAAAACACGGTGGAGTATTTATCTCAGATGTAGTGGGACTTGGAAAAACATACATGGGAGCATTATTACTAAAACAGCTAGAAGGACGAAGTATTGTACTTGCACCAAGACGTCTTATTGATAAAAGTAACCCTGGTGGATGGTATCAGGTACTTGCAAGTTTTAATGTAACAGCAGATGTGGAATCATCATCAACAGCAGCTATAAAGAAAGTTGCAAAGATGGGAAATTTATATCAAAATGTTTTAATTGATGAATCACATGAATTTAGAAATAAGAAAAGTAAAGGATATAAAGTCTTAAAAGAATTATGTAAAGATAAAAATGTAATACTTGTATCTGCAACACCATTTAACAATAAAGAAGATGATCTTCAAAATCAACTAAATTTATTCCAAGATCCTAAAAATTCAACACTTCCAGGTATAAAAGATCTTGATGGATTTTTTGCTGGAGAAAAATATAAACTAAATAAAGCAGAAAAAGAGGATGCAAACATTCAAAATGAAGTAATGCGTGAGGTAAATGATAATATACGAATTAATGTTCTTGAACATGTAATGGTAAGACGTACAAGAGAAGATATTAAAAAGTATTATAAATCAGATTTAAAGAAAAATGAGATGAAATTCCCTAAAATAAATAAGCCACATAAAATCTACTATGAATTTGATGAAAAATTAAATGACATATTTGATGAATCACTTGAAATTATAGCAAATAAACTTAAATTTACAAGATATTCACCACTTAAAGTAGAATATAATCCAGAATCAAAGGGAAGATACCAAGCTTCTCAGAAAAATATAGTAGGAATGATAAAAACTCAGCTTATTAAAAGACTTGAAAGTGGAATACATGCATTTAAAGAAATCAATAGATAGAGCAATTCGTACACATGAACTTGAACTTAAAGCATATGCACAAAGAGATGTATTCTATACATCAAAAAGCTATGGAAGTAACATATTAGATTTAATTGAAGAAGAGAACTATGATGGTATTGATAAATTAATTGAAAAACATGGAACAAATAAAATTAAAAAATATAAAAAATCAACATTTACAAATAAATTTAAAGAAGATCTGGAATATGATCTCTCTCAGTATAAACGTATAGCATCATTATGGGCAAATATTGAAGATGAATCATATCCAAAGGATATAAAACTCATAGAACTTCTTAAAACAAAACTAAAAGATAGAAAAATAATACTCTTTACAGAATTCATAGCAACAGCTGACTTCCTTGAGGAAAAAATAAGAAAAGAAGTAGGGATGAATCCTCTAAAAATAACAGGAACGTCACAGAAAAAATACTATAAAGAGGTAATAGCTAACTTTGATGGAAATGTTGAAGATGAATATCAAAAACATGACTATGATATATTAATTACAACAGATAGTCTCTCTCATGGTATGAACTTACATAGATCAAATATAATAATAAATTATGATATTCCATGGAATCCAACACGTGTAATGCAACGTGTAGGACGTTTAGATCGTGTAGGAACAAAATTTGAACAAATAGATGTATATAATTTCTTCCCAGCAACACAGATAGAAGATGAAATAGGACTTGGTGGTGTTGTATCTAAAAAGTTAGGTAAGTTTATTAATCTTTTAGGTAATGATTCACAACTACTAACAGAAGAACCTGTAAAATCATGGGAAGTATTTGATCAGATGAATGCTGAACTAAAAGAGGAAGGAACAACAAATCTTAGTGAAGAATTAAAATACATCTCAGAACTTCGTGATATTAAAGAAAATGATCCTGAATTATTTGATGAAATAAAAAATATGCCAAGAAAGTCTGTAGTAGCAGTAGGTGATGAAGATACAACAGAATTAATATCACTTATAGGATCAGATGAAGATAAAAAAATAATAAAATCTGATATATATGGAACAAAACAAATAAGCTTTGAAGAGGCAGTAAGTGTATTAGAATTAAAATTTAATGAAGAAACAGTACAAATAACAAAAGACTACTATGAATATTTATCAAGAAATAAAACTAAATTCAATGAATTATCAATAAATAATAATTCAAATTTTAATGGAATTAAGAATGAAATAATAGATGTAGATAAATATGAAGAACAAATAGATGAACTTCAAAAAAATCTAAATTCAGAACTAATAGAAGTCAAAGAACAAATAATATCAGAACCTCAAAAAGTAGAAACTCAAAAAATAGAATCTAAAGTAAAAGTAAGTTCAAAAAATAAAGAAAAAACAACAAAAATATTGTTAAAACCAGCAGAAATACGATTAAATAAGAAAATAAATCTAGCCTTAAAAAATAGAGGTAGGTTAGATACTTTTGAAATAAGGTATTTTGAATTATTAAAAAATCTTCTTGGAAAAGGAATAAAAATAGAAAATATTGAAGAAATATCAGAAAAAATTAAAGATGTAAATGATATTCATAAACTTTACAATATCCTATTTAAAGAGTTAAGTCCTAAAGAAATAAAAGAATTAAATAAAAAAGCACTAGAAGATACAACAGATGTGGATTCTACAGTTAATAATGAATTAATAACTAAATTTGATCAAATACTACAACATGAAGATGAATTAGATGTTTATGAAAATAAATACTTTAAAACTCTTAAAAAATTAGAAGAAGAAAATTTACTATCAAAGTATGGTTTTAAAAACACCATATCTCAAAAAGTAGAAGAAATTAATAATCCTCATGAATTATATGGAGAATTACTTAAAATATTAGGATTTAATTCAGCTTTAGATTTAGCACATAATCAAGAAGATAATAATTATTATAAATTAGATGAAACAGGTAGAAGAATATTACTTAAAATAAACATGGCATTAGGTCGAAAAGAAGTATTATATGACTATGAAATAACATACTTTGAAAAATTTAGAGAAGCATTAGAGAAAGGATTGATAAGTGAAAACCTTGAAGAAATTGATAAAGAAATAAAAGGAATAAGATATGGTCATTCATTGTATAATTATATGAGTGAAGTATTGAGTGTAGAAGATCTTGATAAATTATTAAATTCAAATACTCAAGAAAATCAAAGTTCTACATCTATAAATCAAACATCCACATCTAAATTAAAATCAATATATCAAAAAGGATTACTAGATAAATTAGATTACATTTTAGATGATGAAACTAAATTATATAATTATGAAAAAGATTACTTTGAATCTCTTCGTGAATTATTACAACATGATCTAATTGATAATTATTTAAATAAAATCCATGAAAAAAGTATAGGAGTAAAGTATAGTCATAAACTCTATCTTGAATTAAATAAGATAATAACTTTAGATGATATTAATAGATTAAATACTTCTTCTGAAGTTCAAACATCAAAACTAAAAAATAATAAAGAACTAAATAAAAATTTATTAATTCAGATTAGTTCAATTTTAAAAGATAAAGATGGATTATCTGATGATGAAATAAAATATTTCAAAATACTTAAAAAACTTCTAGATGCACAACTACTTAATGAACATATTGGTGAAATTAGTGAAAAAATAGGTGGTATAAATCATCCACATAAACTTTATGTTGAATTAAATAAAGTATTAGACTTAGATTCAATTAATAATTTAGAAGAATTAGAAATTCAACGTAGAAATTTATCAAAAGAACTATCATCTACATTAAATGAAGCACTAGAAAATGAAAATTACACAACTGGTGAAGAAAACTATATAAAACAGCTTAAAAGTGTTGTTGATGAAAACTTAGTTACAAAATCATACTTTGATAAAATAGAATCAACTAAAGAAAAGTGGACTTTTGAATTTAATGATCAACTATTTGATCAGCTAAATAAGGTAATGGATTCAGATGAAGTTTCTGAAATAGTTGATGAAGCAGAATTCTCAAAAAAACGTCATGGAAGATATATTGACAAATTACTTGATAAAATAGAAGATTCCTTGGAGGATGTATCTGATCTTGATAAAATAAAAGTTCTTTACTTTAACACATTTAAAGAAATACTAGAAAAAGATTTACTCGATGATTATCTTGAAGAAATCAATGAAAAAACAAAAAATATCAATGATAAACAGGAATTATTCTCAGAACTATCATCAATTGTTAGTTTAGATACATTAAATACTCTAAAATTAATTGAAGGATCAAATATTCACTATCATAAAGATAGTATAATTTTATTAAATCAAATAAATCAAGCACTTAAAAATAGAAATACACTAGAAAGTAAACAAATAGAATACTTTGAAAAATTTAATAATTTAGTACGAGAAGATATTTTACCAAAAAAATATTTCAATAAAATTAATAACAAAATTAACAATGCACAAAATTATGATCTATATAATGAATTAAACACAGTAATTGATTTAGATACAATAAAATCATCACTCAAATCATTAAATCAGCAAAATATA belongs to Methanosphaera sp. and includes:
- a CDS encoding SNF2-related protein, with amino-acid sequence MPKYTNFIGNADGTLTKRFNQLLGKTKCFDCLLDSFYMTGFHKIHEQLEDVDKIRIIIGSGINNEIFKPNEAYNESSNDEIHRNIRENLLNEVENSEYYVDFKDNNFKESVKLFIQWILSGKLEIRAYKTRIPSKLYIMSFDEKKSKGYVLTGSTNITSQIEDYSNLFFDLELKNSPDYSHASREFNEIWNESVDVKDDYINVISDNQWLNKEITPYKFYLKFLYEYLSDKIDAKLEDSTDNLTFPEGFKELQYQTDAVLQAKNIIEKHGGVFISDVVGLGKTYMGALLLKQLEGRSIVLAPRRLIDKSNPGGWYQVLASFNVTADVESSSTAAIKKVAKMGNLYQNVLIDESHEFRNKKSKGYKVLKELCKDKNVILVSATPFNNKEDDLQNQLNLFQDPKNSTLPGIKDLDGFFAGEKYKLNKAEKEDANIQNEVMREVNDNIRINVLEHVMVRRTREDIKKYYKSDLKKNEMKFPKINKPHKIYYEFDEKLNDIFDESLEIIANKLKFTRYSPLKVEYNPESKGRYQASQKNIVGMIKTQLIKRLESGIHAFKEINR
- a CDS encoding helicase-related protein, whose protein sequence is MHLKKSIDRAIRTHELELKAYAQRDVFYTSKSYGSNILDLIEEENYDGIDKLIEKHGTNKIKKYKKSTFTNKFKEDLEYDLSQYKRIASLWANIEDESYPKDIKLIELLKTKLKDRKIILFTEFIATADFLEEKIRKEVGMNPLKITGTSQKKYYKEVIANFDGNVEDEYQKHDYDILITTDSLSHGMNLHRSNIIINYDIPWNPTRVMQRVGRLDRVGTKFEQIDVYNFFPATQIEDEIGLGGVVSKKLGKFINLLGNDSQLLTEEPVKSWEVFDQMNAELKEEGTTNLSEELKYISELRDIKENDPELFDEIKNMPRKSVVAVGDEDTTELISLIGSDEDKKIIKSDIYGTKQISFEEAVSVLELKFNEETVQITKDYYEYLSRNKTKFNELSINNNSNFNGIKNEIIDVDKYEEQIDELQKNLNSELIEVKEQIISEPQKVETQKIESKVKVSSKNKEKTTKILLKPAEIRLNKKINLALKNRGRLDTFEIRYFELLKNLLGKGIKIENIEEISEKIKDVNDIHKLYNILFKELSPKEIKELNKKALEDTTDVDSTVNNELITKFDQILQHEDELDVYENKYFKTLKKLEEENLLSKYGFKNTISQKVEEINNPHELYGELLKILGFNSALDLAHNQEDNNYYKLDETGRRILLKINMALGRKEVLYDYEITYFEKFREALEKGLISENLEEIDKEIKGIRYGHSLYNYMSEVLSVEDLDKLLNSNTQENQSSTSINQTSTSKLKSIYQKGLLDKLDYILDDETKLYNYEKDYFESLRELLQHDLIDNYLNKIHEKSIGVKYSHKLYLELNKIITLDDINRLNTSSEVQTSKLKNNKELNKNLLIQISSILKDKDGLSDDEIKYFKILKKLLDAQLLNEHIGEISEKIGGINHPHKLYVELNKVLDLDSINNLEELEIQRRNLSKELSSTLNEALENENYTTGEENYIKQLKSVVDENLVTKSYFDKIESTKEKWTFEFNDQLFDQLNKVMDSDEVSEIVDEAEFSKKRHGRYIDKLLDKIEDSLEDVSDLDKIKVLYFNTFKEILEKDLLDDYLEEINEKTKNINDKQELFSELSSIVSLDTLNTLKLIEGSNIHYHKDSIILLNQINQALKNRNTLESKQIEYFEKFNNLVREDILPKKYFNKINNKINNAQNYDLYNELNTVIDLDTIKSSLKSLNQQNIRYKKYATSYEKYNNIILSKLSKALRNETLSQDEEKYFKDLKNLIEKDLLTSYLDKIYIKIKDVKDSRILYRTLVTVVSPDKIKDLEKYQKNQEIILSELRSYLENNELDTNEIEYFKYLKVLFEGGLLSEYADKIKEKIEDNPEKYKSNNPHHTLYYQLSSVIDINKLKELEISGIHNQKDSTTLLEVIEQALEDETNKRTEKSYFKDLKLGLEKGLLNGLIDEINKKIRNLEFDILYQQLNEIITPDTIKSLKESKLDIQDNHILQNTITNTLENTEKLEDKEIQYFKSLKKVLEDDLVEKSQLEKLNEKIQGVESHQIYKELIKILDLKSLESLDEALNKNNQIINHVITEAMKESFDDNADVILSEFIQEENNINSDKKLFKDKYNNLHLRGSVGELLQKKNEKKIDKKVSDNKTTLKNIVNESSSYKILDINSIKEKIEDQGTKIKDIKSIQVYRGIFSGCDTVFIVDEKRKNHLVQNNPKYYSILKPILKDKDVRRWKISFDEMYIIFTGRGINSVDIHEYPPIEKYLYQHKRDLMPKNKGDSRSKPGRIPGKYDWYEIFKPGTSYKKANEPRLILPSHHKELFAVYTEESYYVNWDYNILTCKDKSKLKIIEALLSSKVLNFIQGIIGTKVKSKFDLKPSIIEELPLIFPDEKEISDRIVELVDELHTVASSPNNSRRIAELENELNDIIYNLYGLTTDEIKIIESYLTTF